A single Lolium perenne isolate Kyuss_39 chromosome 6, Kyuss_2.0, whole genome shotgun sequence DNA region contains:
- the LOC127307229 gene encoding ubiquitin-like-specific protease ESD4 isoform X2 yields the protein MIFLPLNRGLHWYAAVIIPEERDIQILNSIPSMEPGDELQHTLEGIAAYLRMAEETLKEVSKSHKWPDYDVHLWNRTTIKNLPKQKDQSSCGLFVLLFIQYWTGKKLSKKNYTERCRHL from the exons ATG ATTTTCTTACCCTTGAACCGTGGACTACACTGGTACGCAGCAGTAATCATTCCAGAGGAAAGAGATATCCAGATTCTCAACTCAATTCCATCTATGGAACCAGGCGATGAACTCCAACACACG CTAGAAGGTATAGCTGCGTATTTAAGGATGGCAGAAGAAACTCTCAAAGAAGTTTCTAAATCACACAAGTGGCCAGACTACGATGTGCACCTTTGGAATAGAACTACTATTAAGAATCTGCCAAAGCAGAAAGATCA AAGCTCCTGTGGTCTGTTTGTGCTCTTGTTCATACAGTACTGGACAGGAAAAAaactttcaaaaaaaaattacacAG AAAGATGTAGACATTTATAG
- the LOC127307229 gene encoding ubiquitin-like-specific protease ESD4 isoform X1: MAMQIFLPLNRGLHWYAAVIIPEERDIQILNSIPSMEPGDELQHTLEGIAAYLRMAEETLKEVSKSHKWPDYDVHLWNRTTIKNLPKQKDQSSCGLFVLLFIQYWTGKKLSKKNYTERCRHL; this comes from the exons ATGGCAATGCAGATTTTCTTACCCTTGAACCGTGGACTACACTGGTACGCAGCAGTAATCATTCCAGAGGAAAGAGATATCCAGATTCTCAACTCAATTCCATCTATGGAACCAGGCGATGAACTCCAACACACG CTAGAAGGTATAGCTGCGTATTTAAGGATGGCAGAAGAAACTCTCAAAGAAGTTTCTAAATCACACAAGTGGCCAGACTACGATGTGCACCTTTGGAATAGAACTACTATTAAGAATCTGCCAAAGCAGAAAGATCA AAGCTCCTGTGGTCTGTTTGTGCTCTTGTTCATACAGTACTGGACAGGAAAAAaactttcaaaaaaaaattacacAG AAAGATGTAGACATTTATAG
- the LOC127307229 gene encoding uncharacterized protein isoform X3 — protein MEPGDELQHTLEGIAAYLRMAEETLKEVSKSHKWPDYDVHLWNRTTIKNLPKQKDQSSCGLFVLLFIQYWTGKKLSKKNYTERCRHL, from the exons ATGGAACCAGGCGATGAACTCCAACACACG CTAGAAGGTATAGCTGCGTATTTAAGGATGGCAGAAGAAACTCTCAAAGAAGTTTCTAAATCACACAAGTGGCCAGACTACGATGTGCACCTTTGGAATAGAACTACTATTAAGAATCTGCCAAAGCAGAAAGATCA AAGCTCCTGTGGTCTGTTTGTGCTCTTGTTCATACAGTACTGGACAGGAAAAAaactttcaaaaaaaaattacacAG AAAGATGTAGACATTTATAG
- the LOC127307227 gene encoding uncharacterized protein, which translates to MSGSRKLMERFVNLKRKSPPPSTNHADHDEGPSNITRATRPCPLPVPPTLKELDVNEIPYDPADRKRITQYIGPKLQDEIRRKYLIRGPYRPQPGFKYPQKIIAGYSRRFSTKWYNKYDWLEYSEKKDAAFCLYCYLFRDSIEGQGGNDAFVVDGFDCWNKSGRLKDHVGKSPNSFHNTSVKRCNDLLKHDQSVVVALDKQSKVTQEEYMIRLNNSISAVRYLLHQGLAFRAHDESKESKNRGNFRELADLLAEQNENTKRIVLINAPRNNQMVAPEIQRDIAECYAEIIVKSIVDEIGGGVFCLLVDESADVSDKEQMAVVLRYVDKFGAIKERLIGVVHVNETSAVCLKSNIDNLFGKYGLSMKQVRGQGYDGASNMRGEFNGLRALIMRENNSAYYVHCFAHQLQLVIVAVAKKNDDVSDFFDMISLLINVAGASCKRKDMIRESQQERVKKAIGCGQLSTGTGLNQEQSLQRAGDTRWGSHYKTLLSINNLFPDVIDVLKYVEKDGPNDAKKRQARGLLNYASDFDFAFHLHLMLLILGYANALSISLQRRDKDILEAMLEVKLIKKKFQQIRDDGWDSLLEKTYSFCEEYGIPKLDMEEQYIDRHNPRKKTNRTNYEHYKYDCLNPVMDLQLGEFNDRFTEVNSTLLTQMAAFSPRDSFDAFKDETLVNLAKSYSDDFNSIQLKDLAHELPFYIDNMRADERFANLKTISELAKLMVSTNKHLAFPLVYQLLKLVLVLPVATASVERCFSAMKIVKTVLRNRIGDDFMNHCI; encoded by the exons ATGTCAG GTAGTCGAAAATTAATGGAGCGGTTTGTAAATCTGAAAAGAAAATCACCACCACCGAGTACCAATCATGCTGACCATGATGAAGGCCCGTCAAATATTACACGAGCTACTCGTCCTTGTCCTCTGCCAGTGCCTCCAACTTTAAAAGAGTTAGATGTAAATGAGATTCCATATGATCCTGCAGATAGGAAGAGAATTACGCAATATATTGGACCAAAGCTACAAGATGAGATAAGGCGGAAATATTTGATTAGAGGTCCATATAGGCCACAACCAGGATTCAAGTATCCACAAAAGATCATAGCAGGTTACTCACGCCGGTTTAGTACTAAATGGTATAATAAATATGACTGGCTAGAGTATAGTGAGAAGAAGGATGCTGCGTTTTGCTTATACTGCTACTTGTTCAGAGATTCTATTGAAGGTCAAGGGGGGAATGATGCATTTGTAGTTGATGGTTTTGATTGTTGGAACAAGTCCGGCAGACTAAAGGACCATGTGGGTAAATCTCCTAATAGCTTTCATAACACATCAGTCAAAAGATGCAATGATTTGTTGAAACATGACCAATCAGTTGTTGTTGCTCTCGACAAACAAAGTAAAGTCACCCAAGAGGAGTATATGATCCGTTTGAATAATTCCATAAGTGCTGTGAGATACTTGTTGCATCAAGGTTTAGCTTTCCGTGCCCACGATGAGTCAAAAGAGTCTAAAAACAGGGGCAATTTTCGAGAGTTGGCAGACCTTTTGGCGGAGCAAAATGAGAACACAAAGAGGATTGTGTTGATCAATGCTCCTAGGAATAACCAAATGGTAGCTCCGGAAATTCAAAGGGACATCGCTGAATGTTACGCCGAG ATCATAGTAAAATCTATTGTTGATGAAATTGGAGGCGGTGTGTTTTGCTTGTTGGTTGATGAGTCTGCTGATGTTTCTGACAAAGAACAGATGGCTGTAGTTCTACGGTATGTTGACAAGTTTGGAGCAATCAAAGAAAGACTAATTGGTGTTGTCCATGTGAATGAGACATCTGCTGTATGTCTCAAATCCAATATTGATAATCTGTTTGGTAAGTATGGATTGAGCATGAAACAAGTTCGAGGCCAAGGTTATGATGGTGCAAGTAACATGAGAGGAGAGTTCAATGGCTTGAGGGCTTTAATCATGAGGGAGAACAACTCAGCATATTATGTCCACTGCTTCGCTCACCAACTTCAACTAGTTATTGTGGCAGTAGCTAAAAAGAATGATGATGTCAGTGACTTTTTTGACATGATATCTCTTCTGATTAATGTAGCTGGAGCTTCTTGTAAGAGGAAAGATATGATTAGGGAGAGTCAACAGGAGAGGGTGAAGAAAGCGATTGGATGTGGACAACTTAGCACGGGTACAGGATTAAATCAAGAGCAGTCGCTTCAAAGAGCCGGAGACACTCGTTGGGGCTCTCACTATAAAACTCTTCTCAGCATAAATAACTTGTTCCCGGATGTTATTGACGTGCTAAAATATGTTGAGAAAGATGGACCAAATGATGCAAAGAAACGTCAAGCTCGTGGTCTCTTAAATTATGCCAGTGATTTTGACTTCGCGTTTCATCTACACTTGATGTTGCTTATCTTAGGATATGCAAATGCTTTGTCCATATCTTTACAGAGGAGAGATAAGGACATCTTGGAGGCTATGCTAGAGGTGAAGTTGAtaaagaaaaaatttcagcaaatCAGAGATGATGGTTGGGACTCTTTATTAGAAAAAACTTACTCATTTTGTGAGGAGTATGGTATTCCGAAGTTGGACATGGAAGAACAGTACATAGACCGGCATAACCCAAGGAAGAAGACCAACCGCACTAACTATGAGCACTACAAATATGATTGCTTGAACCCTGTTATGGACTTGCAACTTGGAGAGTTCAATGATCGTTTTACGGAGGTAAACTCAACTCTTCTTACCCAAATGGCTGCATTTAGTCCCAGGGATTCCTTCGATGCTTTCAAAGATGAGACCTTGGTGAATTTGGCGAAGTCCTATTCTGATGATTTTAATTCCATCCAATTGAAGGATCTTGCACATGAGCTTCCGTTCTACATTGACAATATGCGGGCAGATGAAAGATTTGCGAATCTGAAAACTATTTCAGAACTTGCTAAGTTGATGGTTAGTACAAACAAACATTTGGCATTTCCATTGGTATATCAACTTCTCAAGCTAGTGTTAGT